A section of the Neisseria dumasiana genome encodes:
- the tsaB gene encoding tRNA (adenosine(37)-N6)-threonylcarbamoyltransferase complex dimerization subunit type 1 TsaB, translating into MYIDFHRPVLAIDTSTSFLSLALRANSKLFMRHIEAGNKQSELILPLIGELFAEAGINAADLAAVVYAQGPGAFTGLRIGTGVAQGLATPFDTPLIGVPCLDAVAFQISAPYVLAATDARMGEVFYAWFDTAAGRRLSDYQVGKAADITAPEHAAYAHIQGIGNAFALDGKPPFNGHSAMPTAEDYLNLAASGRYQATDAAHAELLYVRNKIALTAKEQAERKGGQP; encoded by the coding sequence ATGTATATTGATTTCCACCGCCCCGTGCTGGCTATCGACACCAGCACGTCGTTTTTATCACTGGCTCTGCGTGCAAACAGCAAGCTTTTCATGCGCCACATCGAAGCGGGTAACAAGCAGTCGGAGCTGATATTGCCGCTGATCGGCGAGCTGTTTGCAGAAGCAGGCATCAACGCTGCCGATTTGGCCGCCGTTGTGTATGCGCAAGGGCCGGGGGCGTTTACCGGCCTGCGCATCGGCACGGGCGTGGCACAAGGTTTGGCTACTCCCTTCGATACCCCGCTCATCGGCGTGCCGTGCTTGGATGCGGTGGCTTTCCAAATCAGCGCACCTTATGTATTGGCCGCCACCGATGCCCGCATGGGCGAAGTGTTTTATGCGTGGTTCGACACCGCCGCAGGCCGCCGTTTGAGCGACTACCAAGTCGGCAAAGCGGCAGACATCACCGCCCCCGAACATGCCGCATACGCCCACATTCAAGGCATAGGCAATGCGTTTGCTTTAGACGGCAAACCGCCCTTCAACGGCCATTCCGCCATGCCGACTGCCGAGGATTATCTCAACTTGGCGGCAAGCGGCCGTTACCAAGCTACCGATGCCGCACATGCCGAGCTGCTTTATGTGCGCAACAAAA
- the thiE gene encoding thiamine phosphate synthase has product MANIRQALHLYLVAGTQDCNHLNGTPERNLLGVLEQALQHGITCYQLREKGKGSLHDRQHILRLAEACRDLCRQYHVPFFIDDDIQMALAVGADGVHIGQSDMPVAEAAELCGGKLMIGLSHNTLAEIEASRHNAALAYCAIGPIFATQSKEKPNPTVGIERIREIRRSGFERPLVAIGGITAETAAEIRQAGADGIAVISAITRAEDVGKAVQALLG; this is encoded by the coding sequence ATGGCAAACATCCGCCAAGCTTTACATCTTTATCTGGTTGCCGGCACCCAAGACTGCAATCATCTCAACGGTACGCCCGAACGCAATTTGCTGGGCGTATTGGAACAAGCACTGCAACACGGTATTACCTGTTACCAGTTGCGCGAAAAAGGCAAAGGCTCGCTGCACGATCGGCAACACATTCTGCGGCTTGCGGAAGCCTGCCGGGACTTGTGCCGGCAATATCATGTGCCGTTTTTTATCGATGATGATATTCAGATGGCCTTAGCTGTCGGGGCAGACGGTGTTCATATCGGCCAATCCGATATGCCTGTTGCCGAAGCTGCCGAACTTTGCGGCGGCAAACTGATGATAGGTTTGTCGCACAACACCTTGGCAGAAATCGAGGCCAGCCGCCACAACGCTGCTTTGGCTTATTGTGCCATCGGCCCGATTTTCGCCACCCAATCGAAAGAAAAACCCAATCCTACCGTGGGCATAGAACGCATACGCGAGATCCGCCGGAGCGGTTTCGAGCGGCCTTTGGTGGCCATCGGCGGTATTACGGCCGAAACGGCTGCGGAAATCCGCCAAGCGGGGGCAGACGGCATTGCCGTGATCTCGGCGATTACCCGCGCCGAAGATGTCGGCAAGGCGGTGCAGGCTTTGCTCGGCTGA